Proteins encoded by one window of Gordonia jinghuaiqii:
- a CDS encoding FAD-binding dehydrogenase — MAMQKADAVVVGAGLAGLVATYELTKAGRRVIVVDQENRNNLGAQAFWSLGGLFMVDTPEQRRLGIKDSADLALQDWMGSAGFDRDDEDYWPRQWARAYVDFAATEKRQYLHDLGLRITPIVGWAERGGGFADGHGNSVPRFHLTWGTGPEVVRVFAEPVLEAEKRGLVEFRFRHRVDELVVSDGAAVGVRGATLAPTDVDRGRASNRDVLGDFEIHADAVIITSGGIGHNHDLIRKNWPVDRLGPAPETMISGVPAHVDGRMLEISEDAGASIVNRDRMWHYTEGIHNWDPIWPDHAIRIIPGPSSLWLDANGNRLAPPNFPGFDTNSTMKAILSAGYDYSWFILTQTIVEKEFMLSGSEQNPDITEKDLKLTARSRLAKGAAGPVAKFLENGIDFVVADNLPELVTGMNKIARGPELDLAHIERIISARDADVDNKFSKDAQLMAITNARQFLGDKIVRVAKPHRLLDPAHGPLIAVRLNVLTRKTLGGLETNLDSQVLRSDGSAFDGLFAAGEVAGFGGGGVHGYNALEGTFLGGCIFSGRAAGRAVARATGAS; from the coding sequence GTGGCGATGCAGAAGGCCGATGCGGTGGTCGTCGGTGCCGGACTGGCCGGCCTGGTGGCGACATACGAGCTCACCAAGGCAGGACGCCGGGTCATCGTCGTCGATCAGGAGAACCGCAACAACCTTGGTGCGCAGGCCTTTTGGTCGCTCGGCGGGCTCTTCATGGTCGACACCCCCGAGCAGCGGCGTCTCGGCATCAAGGACTCGGCCGACCTCGCCCTGCAGGACTGGATGGGTTCGGCCGGCTTCGATCGCGACGACGAGGACTACTGGCCGCGGCAGTGGGCCCGCGCCTACGTCGACTTCGCGGCCACCGAGAAGCGGCAGTACCTGCACGACCTCGGCCTGCGCATCACCCCTATCGTCGGATGGGCCGAACGCGGCGGCGGGTTCGCCGACGGCCACGGCAACTCGGTGCCCCGCTTCCACCTGACCTGGGGCACCGGACCCGAGGTGGTCCGCGTCTTCGCCGAGCCGGTCCTGGAGGCCGAGAAGCGCGGGCTCGTCGAGTTCCGGTTCCGCCATCGCGTCGACGAGCTGGTCGTCTCCGATGGCGCCGCCGTCGGTGTCCGCGGCGCGACCCTCGCCCCCACCGACGTCGACCGCGGTCGGGCGTCGAACCGGGATGTGTTGGGCGACTTCGAGATCCACGCCGACGCCGTCATCATCACCTCGGGCGGCATCGGCCACAACCACGACCTGATCCGCAAGAACTGGCCGGTCGATCGTCTCGGGCCCGCACCGGAGACGATGATCTCCGGCGTCCCGGCCCACGTCGACGGCCGCATGCTGGAGATCAGCGAGGACGCCGGGGCCAGCATCGTCAACCGGGACCGCATGTGGCATTACACCGAGGGCATCCACAACTGGGATCCCATCTGGCCCGACCACGCGATCCGGATCATCCCCGGACCGTCGTCGTTGTGGCTCGACGCCAACGGAAATCGGCTGGCGCCGCCGAACTTCCCCGGATTCGACACGAATTCGACGATGAAGGCGATCCTGTCGGCGGGATACGACTACTCGTGGTTCATCCTCACGCAGACCATCGTCGAAAAGGAGTTCATGCTCTCGGGTTCCGAGCAGAACCCCGACATCACCGAGAAGGACCTCAAGCTCACGGCCAGGAGCCGCCTGGCCAAGGGCGCCGCCGGCCCGGTCGCGAAGTTCCTCGAGAACGGCATCGACTTCGTGGTCGCCGACAACCTTCCGGAGCTGGTGACCGGGATGAACAAGATCGCCCGTGGACCCGAGCTCGACCTCGCACACATCGAACGGATCATCTCCGCCCGCGACGCCGACGTGGACAACAAGTTCTCCAAGGACGCCCAGTTGATGGCGATCACCAACGCGCGACAGTTCCTCGGCGACAAGATCGTTCGCGTCGCCAAGCCGCACCGTCTCCTCGATCCGGCACACGGCCCCCTCATCGCCGTGCGGCTCAACGTGCTCACGCGCAAGACGCTCGGCGGCCTCGAGACCAACCTCGACTCACAGGTGCTGCGTTCCGACGGAAGCGCCTTCGACGGCCTGTTCGCCGCCGGTGAGGTCGCGGGATTCGGCGGCGGCGGCGTGCACGGATACAACGCCCTCGAGGGCACCTTCCTCGGCGGGTGCATCTTCTCCGGGCGCGCCGCGGGACGGGCGGTTGCACGGGCGACAGGGGCCAGCTGA
- a CDS encoding Dyp-type peroxidase, whose translation MPVPQTILTRKTKSAIFLVFTIDDGGEDAVRDALEEIPGLNNAVSSRAPEAALAGIVSIGSDAWDRLFDGPRPRSLRPFVPYEGAVHTAPATPGDLLVHIKSDDMGLCYELGAKITEAFGDAVTVVDEVHGFRYFDLRDLIGFVDGTENPIGQAAIDAISVGDDDPEFAGGSYVAIQRYVHDLSSWNELSTEDQEAAIGRTKLDNVEMSDEVKPTNSHVALNVVEDENGEEIDVVRDNMPYGDVSGAGVNGTFYIAYSAGPDVTEEMLRKMFIGDPPGNHDRLLDFTTAVTGSQFFTPTLDFLEDLPPAPGASDEQATPGPARRTDGSLGIGSLR comes from the coding sequence GTGCCCGTGCCCCAGACGATCCTGACCCGGAAGACCAAGTCGGCGATCTTCCTGGTCTTCACCATCGACGACGGTGGCGAGGACGCGGTCCGTGATGCGCTCGAGGAGATACCCGGGCTGAACAACGCGGTGTCCTCGCGGGCACCCGAAGCCGCGCTCGCCGGCATCGTGTCGATCGGCTCGGATGCGTGGGACCGGCTCTTCGACGGGCCCCGCCCGCGGTCCCTCCGACCGTTCGTCCCCTACGAGGGCGCGGTCCACACGGCCCCCGCGACGCCGGGAGACCTGCTGGTGCACATCAAATCCGACGACATGGGCCTCTGCTACGAGCTCGGCGCCAAGATCACCGAGGCGTTCGGCGACGCGGTCACCGTGGTCGACGAGGTCCACGGGTTCCGCTACTTCGACCTGCGCGACCTCATCGGCTTCGTCGACGGCACCGAGAATCCGATCGGACAGGCCGCGATCGATGCCATCAGCGTCGGCGACGACGATCCCGAGTTCGCCGGCGGCAGCTACGTCGCGATCCAGCGCTACGTCCACGACCTGTCGTCGTGGAACGAGTTGAGCACCGAGGACCAGGAGGCGGCCATCGGCCGCACCAAACTCGACAACGTCGAGATGTCCGACGAGGTGAAACCCACCAACTCCCACGTCGCGCTCAACGTCGTCGAAGACGAGAACGGCGAGGAGATCGACGTCGTCCGCGACAACATGCCCTACGGCGACGTCTCCGGCGCCGGCGTCAACGGCACCTTCTACATCGCCTACTCCGCGGGACCCGACGTCACCGAGGAGATGCTGCGGAAGATGTTCATCGGCGATCCGCCCGGCAACCACGACCGGCTTCTCGACTTCACCACCGCGGTCACCGGCTCGCAGTTCTTCACCCCGACGCTGGACTTCCTCGAAGATCTGCCCCCTGCGCCGGGTGCGTCCGACGAGCAGGCCACGCCCGGCCCGGCCCGACGCACCGACGGGTCCCTGGGCATCGGATCACTCCGCTAG
- a CDS encoding family 1 encapsulin nanocompartment shell protein gives MNNLHRELAPISEAAWAEIEEEATRSFKRNVAGRRLVDVTGPLGPDTASVTLGHRSKIDSPAQGITAFQRRTQSLVELKVPFTVSREAIDDVDRGAKDSDWDPVVEAARELALAEDRAIFEGYTAAAISGIRAEASAPSVELPHDVRDYPEAVSQALSTLRLASVDGPYSVALSAELFTLVNETSNHGYPIREHIQRLLTGDIVWAPAISGAFVMSTRGGDFELTIGQDVSIGYDSHDADVVNLYFQESFTFLTHTGEAAVALVKPTGA, from the coding sequence ATGAACAACCTGCATCGCGAACTCGCGCCCATCTCGGAGGCCGCCTGGGCGGAGATCGAGGAGGAGGCGACCCGCTCGTTCAAACGCAATGTCGCGGGCCGCCGGCTCGTCGACGTGACCGGTCCGCTCGGCCCCGACACCGCATCGGTCACCCTCGGACACCGTTCCAAGATCGATTCACCCGCCCAGGGCATCACCGCGTTCCAGCGTCGCACCCAGTCGCTGGTGGAACTCAAGGTCCCGTTCACCGTCTCCCGTGAGGCGATCGACGACGTCGACAGGGGTGCGAAGGACTCCGACTGGGATCCGGTCGTCGAGGCCGCGCGTGAACTCGCACTCGCCGAGGACCGCGCGATCTTCGAGGGTTACACCGCCGCGGCGATCAGCGGTATCCGCGCCGAGGCGTCCGCCCCATCGGTCGAGCTGCCCCACGACGTGCGCGACTACCCGGAGGCCGTCAGCCAGGCACTGTCCACCCTGCGTCTGGCGTCGGTGGACGGGCCCTACTCCGTCGCCCTGTCGGCGGAGCTGTTCACGCTGGTCAACGAGACGTCGAATCACGGCTACCCGATCCGGGAGCACATCCAGCGCCTGCTCACCGGGGACATCGTGTGGGCGCCCGCCATCAGCGGCGCATTCGTGATGAGCACCCGCGGCGGCGACTTCGAACTGACGATCGGCCAGGACGTGTCCATCGGCTACGACTCCCACGACGCCGACGTCGTGAACCTGTACTTCCAGGAGTCGTTCACGTTCCTCACCCACACCGGTGAGGCGGCGGTCGCCCTGGTGAAGCCGACGGGCGCCTGA
- a CDS encoding ABC transporter ATP-binding protein produces the protein MLTQLIRTYLARYRINVALVVVLQLFATLAMLFLPSLNADIIDNGVARGDTGYILRIGGWMLLVSVAQIIVTVAAQYFGSRAALGVGRDIRGDLLHRVNSFSAREVGTFGAPSLITRTTNDVQQVQLLIVMSSSILVMAPIMCVGGIVMGIREAPALSWVMGVAVPILGISMGAIIAKMIPGFRAMQERIDAVNRVLREQITGIRVVRAFVREDHERKRFAAANDHLADATLRVGKLMALMFPVVMVITNVTIVAVIWFGGHAVSDGSLEIGALTAVMSYVMQILMSVMMASFLAMMAPRATVCAERISEVLDTETSVHPPAEPIGFATHPGIVEFRDAEFRYPGADDPVLSGIDFRVEPGTTTAIVGSTGSGKTTLLGLVPRLIDATAGEVRIGGTDVKRLDPDELRSVIGLVPQRPYLFSGTVRSNLLHGKADATDADIWEALRIAQADDFVSAMPEGLDTKVAQGGTTVSGGQRQRLAIARALIRRPSIYLFDDSFSALDLTTDARLRAALRPATRDAAVIVVAQRVSTIVEAEQIVVLNRGRIVGIGTHDELVDTCPTYAEIVESQMAMEERS, from the coding sequence ATGCTGACCCAACTCATCCGCACGTACCTCGCGCGGTATCGCATCAACGTCGCCCTCGTGGTGGTGCTGCAGCTGTTCGCGACCTTGGCGATGCTGTTCCTGCCCAGCCTCAACGCCGACATCATCGACAACGGCGTGGCCCGTGGCGACACCGGTTACATCCTGCGCATCGGCGGCTGGATGCTGCTGGTCAGCGTCGCCCAGATCATCGTCACCGTCGCCGCCCAGTACTTCGGCTCCCGGGCGGCGCTCGGCGTCGGCCGCGACATCCGCGGCGACCTGCTCCACCGGGTGAACTCGTTCTCCGCACGCGAGGTCGGCACCTTCGGCGCGCCGTCGCTGATCACACGTACCACCAACGACGTCCAGCAGGTGCAGCTGCTGATCGTCATGAGCAGCTCGATCCTGGTGATGGCACCGATCATGTGCGTCGGTGGGATCGTCATGGGTATCCGCGAGGCACCGGCGTTGTCGTGGGTGATGGGCGTGGCGGTGCCCATCCTCGGGATCTCGATGGGCGCGATCATCGCGAAGATGATTCCCGGCTTCCGCGCCATGCAGGAACGCATCGACGCCGTCAATCGCGTGCTGCGCGAACAGATCACCGGGATCCGCGTGGTCCGCGCGTTCGTCCGGGAAGATCACGAGCGCAAGCGTTTCGCGGCGGCCAACGATCATCTCGCCGATGCCACGCTGCGCGTCGGCAAGCTGATGGCGCTGATGTTCCCGGTCGTCATGGTGATCACCAACGTCACCATCGTCGCGGTCATCTGGTTCGGCGGGCACGCAGTCTCCGACGGCTCCCTCGAGATCGGCGCCCTGACGGCGGTCATGAGCTATGTCATGCAGATCCTGATGTCGGTGATGATGGCGTCGTTCCTGGCGATGATGGCCCCGCGGGCAACGGTCTGCGCCGAACGCATCTCGGAGGTCCTCGACACCGAGACCTCGGTGCATCCGCCCGCCGAGCCCATCGGCTTCGCCACCCACCCCGGCATCGTCGAGTTCCGCGACGCCGAATTCCGCTATCCCGGCGCCGACGACCCGGTCCTGAGCGGCATCGACTTCCGCGTCGAACCCGGGACCACCACCGCGATCGTCGGCTCCACCGGCTCCGGCAAGACCACGCTGCTCGGTCTGGTACCCCGCCTCATCGACGCAACGGCCGGCGAGGTCCGCATCGGCGGCACCGACGTCAAACGCCTCGATCCCGACGAGCTGCGGTCGGTGATCGGACTGGTCCCCCAGCGACCCTACCTGTTCTCCGGGACCGTCCGCTCCAATCTCCTGCACGGCAAGGCCGATGCCACCGACGCCGACATCTGGGAGGCGTTGCGCATCGCGCAGGCCGACGACTTCGTGTCGGCGATGCCCGAGGGTCTCGACACCAAGGTCGCCCAGGGCGGCACGACCGTGTCCGGCGGGCAGCGGCAACGACTCGCGATCGCCCGCGCGCTGATCCGCCGCCCGTCGATCTACCTCTTCGACGACTCGTTCTCCGCGCTCGACCTCACCACCGACGCACGGCTCCGGGCGGCGCTGCGCCCGGCCACCCGTGACGCCGCGGTCATCGTTGTGGCGCAGCGTGTCTCGACCATCGTCGAGGCCGAGCAGATCGTCGTCCTCAACCGTGGCCGGATCGTCGGGATCGGTACACACGACGAGCTGGTGGACACCTGCCCGACCTACGCCGAGATCGTCGAATCGCAGATGGCGATGGAGGAGCGCTCATGA